A stretch of the Brevundimonas sp. MF30-B genome encodes the following:
- a CDS encoding MotE family protein: MSRLPRILPLIAVAIGGVVVLRAAGAAPELFQGARAWAEEAVQPVGEAAAATPAKPAPAVCALTPEQLAQQAGLSPAELRVLQSLSKRREDLDARDTDFATMLPLMASAEQKLDAKLQAMEALKAEMQGLLGQVDEREKAEIDRLVQVYSAMRPKEAAAVFNTLNDSVRLPVAAAMRPRSLAAVMAQMPPAAARELTEKLARRYEAQQLAARTATASAPLAAAEPGSVATGATNAAAAPTPAAAPPAAQPAAQPAARTRPPAQRAANRPASRTTESRPAAAAPTPAPEPAGPQPYRAAPGPEAPAAAPSPGRQQVQ; the protein is encoded by the coding sequence ATGAGCCGACTGCCCCGCATCCTGCCCCTGATCGCCGTCGCCATAGGCGGGGTGGTGGTGCTGCGCGCCGCCGGCGCCGCGCCGGAGCTGTTTCAGGGCGCGCGCGCCTGGGCCGAGGAGGCGGTGCAGCCCGTCGGCGAAGCCGCCGCCGCAACGCCCGCCAAGCCGGCGCCCGCCGTCTGCGCCCTCACCCCGGAACAACTGGCCCAGCAGGCCGGCCTGTCCCCTGCCGAACTGCGCGTTCTGCAGTCGCTGTCGAAGCGCCGCGAGGATCTGGACGCGCGCGACACCGACTTCGCCACCATGCTGCCGTTGATGGCCTCGGCCGAGCAGAAGCTGGACGCCAAGCTGCAGGCCATGGAGGCGCTCAAGGCCGAGATGCAGGGACTGCTGGGCCAGGTCGACGAGCGCGAGAAGGCCGAGATCGATCGTTTGGTCCAGGTCTATTCGGCCATGCGGCCCAAGGAGGCCGCCGCGGTCTTCAATACACTGAACGACTCGGTCCGCCTGCCGGTCGCCGCCGCCATGCGGCCCCGTTCGCTGGCCGCCGTCATGGCCCAGATGCCGCCGGCCGCCGCCCGCGAGCTGACCGAGAAGCTCGCCCGCCGCTACGAGGCCCAGCAATTGGCCGCCCGCACGGCCACGGCCAGCGCGCCCCTCGCCGCCGCCGAGCCCGGCTCGGTCGCGACCGGCGCGACCAACGCCGCAGCCGCGCCTACGCCGGCCGCTGCGCCCCCCGCCGCCCAGCCGGCGGCGCAACCCGCCGCGCGCACCCGGCCGCCGGCGCAGCGCGCCGCCAACCGCCCAGCCAGCAGGACAACGGAAAGCCGCCCGGCGGCCGCTGCACCCACGCCCGCGCCTGAGCCCGCCGGCCCGCAGCCCTACCGCGCCGCGCCCGGCCCCGAGGCTCCCGCCGCGGCGCCGTCGCCGGGCCGTCAGCAGGTTCAGTAG
- a CDS encoding DUF6468 domain-containing protein — protein sequence MAGLVMDAVLMLLLVAALGYGVRLEKRLRALREGQLAFAGAVTELNQAASRAEAALSALRGSGQETDLLHDRIVKAREVKQQLETLIARAPAAPIAARAPVEIEPAVDPAPRPMPAPRPRETGGEPVLSGSRDRDRSLFADRAPERARLLNEEQVERFTPVLQALAANQAAKQSLNRARRSLDEDLFAA from the coding sequence ATGGCCGGACTGGTGATGGACGCCGTTCTGATGCTGCTGCTGGTCGCCGCCCTGGGTTATGGGGTGCGGCTGGAGAAGCGACTGCGGGCCCTGCGTGAGGGCCAGCTGGCCTTCGCCGGCGCCGTGACCGAGCTGAACCAGGCCGCCTCGCGCGCCGAGGCCGCCCTATCGGCCCTGCGCGGTTCGGGTCAGGAGACCGATCTGCTGCACGACCGCATCGTCAAGGCGCGCGAGGTCAAGCAGCAACTCGAAACCCTGATCGCGCGCGCCCCGGCCGCTCCGATCGCCGCCCGCGCCCCTGTTGAGATCGAGCCCGCAGTCGATCCCGCGCCGCGGCCCATGCCCGCGCCGCGCCCCCGCGAAACGGGCGGCGAGCCCGTGCTGAGCGGGTCGCGCGACCGCGACCGCTCTCTGTTCGCCGACCGCGCGCCCGAGCGGGCCCGTCTGCTGAATGAGGAGCAGGTAGAGCGCTTCACCCCGGTGCTTCAGGCCCTGGCCGCTAACCAGGCTGCGAAACAAAGCCTCAACCGCGCCCGGCGTAGCCTGGACGAAGACCTGTTCGCGGCATGA